From the Microbacterium thalassium genome, one window contains:
- a CDS encoding ABC transporter permease, translating to MTSPSVGAPGSLRRYAHSLWLLSSRDLRVRYSTSALGYLWSVLDPLVMSGIYWFVFTQVFQRGQVGEQPYIVFLIAVLLPWVWFNTSVTDFTRAFSKDARLVRSTAIPRTIWVGRIILSKGIEYLFSLPVLVLFVVVTGAPVGWGLLWLPVAVLLQTLLLIGLGLLLAPLCVLWADLERTTKLVMRALFYASPIIYDVSDLPGAFAQIAAFNPLAGIFTLYRMPFFPELWNTPSVVMAVVMTAVVLVAGWYTFRALERPVLKEL from the coding sequence GTGACATCTCCGTCCGTCGGCGCGCCCGGCTCGCTGCGCCGCTACGCGCACTCGCTGTGGCTGCTTTCGTCGAGGGATCTGCGGGTGCGCTACTCGACGAGCGCGCTGGGCTACCTGTGGTCGGTGCTGGACCCGCTCGTGATGAGCGGCATCTACTGGTTCGTGTTCACGCAGGTCTTCCAGCGCGGCCAGGTGGGCGAGCAGCCCTACATCGTGTTCCTGATCGCCGTGCTGCTGCCGTGGGTGTGGTTCAACACGTCGGTGACGGACTTCACGCGCGCGTTCAGCAAGGACGCGCGCCTGGTGCGCTCCACGGCGATCCCGCGCACGATCTGGGTGGGCCGGATCATCCTGAGCAAGGGGATCGAGTACCTCTTCTCGCTGCCCGTCCTGGTCCTGTTCGTCGTCGTCACCGGCGCGCCGGTGGGGTGGGGGCTCCTGTGGCTGCCGGTCGCCGTGCTGCTGCAGACGCTGCTGCTGATCGGGCTGGGGCTGCTCCTGGCGCCGCTCTGCGTGCTGTGGGCGGACCTCGAGCGGACGACGAAGCTCGTCATGCGCGCGCTCTTCTACGCGTCGCCGATCATCTACGACGTCTCCGACCTTCCCGGGGCATTCGCCCAGATCGCCGCCTTCAATCCCCTGGCGGGGATCTTCACGCTCTATCGGATGCCGTTCTTCCCGGAGCTGTGGAACACGCCGTCGGTCGTGATGGCGGTCGTGATGACGGCGGTCGTCCTGGTGGCCGGCTGGTACACGTTCCGCGCGCTCGAGCGCCCCGTGCTGAAGGAGCTCTGA
- a CDS encoding ABC transporter ATP-binding protein encodes MQTAAIEVRDLGILFRRNRRGRRSIKDLFGGASRRTRPGEFWALREVSFQVSPGEAIGVIGRNGQGKSTLLKLVAGVLLPDEGRVDVNGGVAPLIEITGGFVGDLTVRENVRLTAGLHGMSKDEVARRYDGIIDFAELDDFQDTPYKHLSNGMKVRLAFSVVSQLEEPILLVDEVLAVGDKAFREKCYTRIDELLAEGRTLFFVSHNERDLRRFCTRGLYLREHRLVMDGPLGDVLDRYNADTGMG; translated from the coding sequence ATGCAGACCGCCGCGATCGAGGTCCGCGACCTCGGGATCCTCTTCCGCCGCAATCGCCGCGGACGCCGGAGCATCAAGGACCTCTTCGGCGGGGCGTCCCGCCGCACGCGTCCCGGCGAGTTCTGGGCGCTGCGCGAGGTGTCGTTCCAGGTGTCGCCCGGTGAGGCGATCGGCGTCATCGGCCGCAACGGGCAGGGAAAGTCCACCCTGCTCAAGCTCGTCGCCGGCGTGCTGCTGCCCGATGAGGGCCGCGTCGACGTCAACGGCGGCGTCGCGCCCCTCATCGAGATCACCGGCGGCTTCGTCGGGGACCTGACGGTGCGCGAGAACGTGCGTCTGACGGCGGGACTGCACGGCATGTCGAAGGACGAGGTCGCGCGCCGGTACGACGGGATCATCGACTTCGCCGAGCTCGACGACTTCCAGGACACGCCCTACAAGCACCTGTCCAACGGCATGAAGGTGCGCCTGGCGTTCTCGGTCGTCTCGCAGCTCGAAGAGCCCATCCTGCTCGTCGACGAGGTGCTCGCCGTCGGCGACAAGGCGTTCCGCGAGAAGTGCTACACGCGCATCGACGAGCTGCTCGCCGAGGGCCGCACGCTGTTCTTCGTCAGCCACAACGAGCGGGACCTGCGCCGGTTCTGCACACGCGGACTGTACCTCCGCGAGCACCGCCTGGTGATGGACGGTCCCCTCGGCGACGTCCTGGACCGCTACAACGCCGACACCGGCATGGGCTGA
- the cysN gene encoding sulfate adenylyltransferase subunit CysN, with translation MDMLRFATAGSVDDGKSTLIGRLLYDSKSIFEDQLESVEATSRDRGDEYVDLALLTDGLRAEREQGITIDVAYRYFATPKRKFIIADTPGHAQYTRNMVTGASTADLAIVLVDARKGILEQSRRHATIASLLRVPHIVLAVNKMDLVDWSQDVFESIRDEFFAFASKLNVTDLTAIPVSALTGDNVVTRSENMPWYEGSNLLHHLENVYISSDRNLQDVRFPVQYVIRPQQSKHRDYRGYAGQVASGVLKPGDEVLVLPSGLTSTIASIDTADGPVDEAFPPMSVTIRLEDEIDISRGDVICRPANRPDVTQDIDATICWMDEHPLAVGQKLSVLHTTRAARTIVKNIHYQLDVNTLHRAEGIHTLGLNEIGRVTLRTTTPLVADPYSRNRTTGSFVLIDEATNRTVAAGTLNDR, from the coding sequence ATGGATATGTTGCGTTTCGCGACCGCGGGGTCGGTCGACGACGGCAAGAGCACGCTCATCGGCCGGCTGCTGTACGACTCGAAGTCGATCTTCGAGGACCAGCTCGAGTCCGTCGAGGCCACCAGCCGGGACCGGGGCGACGAATACGTCGACCTCGCCCTCCTCACCGACGGGCTGCGGGCCGAACGGGAGCAGGGCATCACGATCGATGTCGCGTATCGGTACTTCGCGACCCCGAAGCGCAAGTTCATCATCGCCGACACCCCCGGGCACGCGCAGTACACCCGGAACATGGTCACCGGCGCCTCCACCGCGGATCTCGCCATCGTGCTCGTCGACGCCCGCAAGGGCATCCTCGAGCAGTCCCGCCGGCACGCGACCATCGCGTCTCTGCTGCGGGTCCCGCATATCGTGCTCGCGGTGAACAAGATGGACCTCGTCGACTGGTCCCAGGACGTGTTCGAGAGCATCAGGGACGAGTTCTTCGCGTTCGCGTCGAAGCTCAACGTCACCGACCTGACCGCGATCCCGGTGTCGGCGCTCACGGGCGACAACGTCGTCACCAGGTCCGAGAACATGCCCTGGTACGAGGGCTCGAACCTCCTCCACCACCTCGAGAACGTCTACATCTCCTCCGACCGGAACCTGCAGGACGTCCGGTTCCCCGTCCAGTACGTCATCCGCCCGCAGCAGTCCAAGCACCGCGACTACCGCGGCTACGCCGGCCAGGTCGCCTCCGGCGTCCTCAAGCCCGGCGACGAGGTCCTCGTCCTCCCGTCGGGACTCACGTCCACGATCGCGTCGATCGACACCGCCGACGGGCCCGTCGACGAGGCCTTCCCGCCCATGTCCGTCACGATCCGCCTCGAAGACGAGATCGACATCTCCCGCGGCGACGTCATCTGCCGGCCCGCGAACAGGCCCGACGTCACCCAGGACATCGACGCGACGATCTGCTGGATGGACGAGCACCCCCTCGCGGTCGGCCAGAAGCTGTCGGTCCTGCACACCACCCGCGCGGCCCGCACCATCGTGAAGAACATCCACTACCAGCTCGACGTGAACACCCTCCACCGCGCCGAGGGCATCCACACCCTCGGACTCAACGAGATCGGCAGGGTCACGCTGCGCACTACCACGCCCCTGGTCGCAGACCCCTACAGCCGCAACCGCACCACCGGCAGCTTCGTCCTCATCGACGAAGCCACCAACCGCACCGTCGCCGCCGGCACCCTCAACGACCGCTGA
- the cysD gene encoding sulfate adenylyltransferase subunit CysD, protein MTSRTQYALSQLELLEAESIHIIREVVAQMERPGLLFSGGKDSIVLLHLAMKAFAPAPAPFPIVHIDTGHNFPEVIEFRDAHVDRHGLRLVVGSVQEAIDQGLVREEPNGSRNRIQTPVLLDTVERHGFDAMMGGARRDEEKARAKERVFSFRDEFGQWDPKNQRPELWNLYNGRVHPGESIRVFPLSNWTELDIWQYIHNHDVEVPSIYIAHERDVFERGGMLFAANEFCRPKEGEIVTTRMVRYRTVGDATLTAAVASDAVTIEMVIEEIAATRITERGATRGDDKVSEAAMEDRKKQGYF, encoded by the coding sequence GTGACGAGTCGCACACAGTACGCCCTGTCGCAGCTGGAGCTGCTGGAGGCGGAGTCGATCCACATCATCCGAGAGGTGGTGGCTCAGATGGAGAGGCCGGGACTGTTGTTCTCGGGTGGGAAGGACTCGATCGTGCTGCTGCATCTGGCGATGAAGGCGTTCGCGCCGGCGCCGGCGCCGTTCCCGATCGTGCACATCGACACCGGTCACAACTTCCCCGAGGTGATCGAGTTCCGTGACGCTCATGTGGACCGGCACGGTCTGCGGCTCGTGGTCGGGTCGGTGCAGGAGGCGATCGATCAGGGGTTGGTGCGTGAGGAGCCGAACGGGTCCCGCAACCGGATCCAGACCCCGGTGCTGCTGGACACGGTCGAGCGGCACGGGTTCGACGCGATGATGGGCGGTGCCCGCCGGGACGAGGAGAAGGCCCGCGCGAAGGAGCGGGTGTTCTCGTTCCGGGACGAGTTCGGGCAGTGGGATCCGAAGAACCAGCGTCCCGAGCTGTGGAACCTGTACAACGGGCGGGTGCACCCCGGCGAGTCGATCCGGGTGTTCCCGCTGTCGAACTGGACCGAGCTGGACATCTGGCAGTACATCCACAACCACGACGTCGAGGTCCCGTCGATCTACATCGCGCACGAGCGGGACGTGTTCGAGCGGGGCGGGATGCTGTTCGCCGCGAACGAGTTCTGCCGCCCCAAGGAGGGCGAGATCGTGACAACACGGATGGTGCGCTACCGCACCGTCGGCGACGCGACGCTGACGGCGGCGGTCGCGTCGGACGCGGTGACGATCGAGATGGTGATCGAGGAGATCGCCGCCACCCGCATCACCGAACGCGGTGCGACGCGGGGCGATGACAAGGTGTCGGAGGCGGCGATGGAAGACCGCAAGAAGCAGGGATATTTCTGA
- a CDS encoding 3'(2'),5'-bisphosphate nucleotidase CysQ — MHSTASADAALAASVARSAARILLDIRAAHDPQDQRGLKDAGDAGAQAHIAERLTQSRPGDAVLSEEAKDSPARLSAERVWIVDPLDGTREFSEGRHDWAVHVALWESGRLTDGAVALGGPDVVLDSASVPSPPPRDASAPLRMAVSRSRPPAVAATAAAELGAVLVPMGSAGAKICAVVTGEVDAYVHGGGQFEWDSAAPVAVARAAGLHTSRLDGTPLIYNRADPYLPDLVVCRPELAGELLAVIGRALAGAEEERAS; from the coding sequence ATGCACAGCACAGCGTCGGCAGACGCCGCCCTGGCGGCCTCCGTCGCGCGCTCGGCCGCCCGGATCCTGCTCGACATCCGCGCAGCGCACGACCCGCAGGATCAGCGAGGTCTGAAGGACGCGGGTGATGCCGGCGCACAGGCGCACATCGCCGAGCGGCTCACCCAGTCGCGGCCAGGCGATGCCGTGCTGTCGGAGGAGGCGAAGGACTCGCCCGCGCGGCTGTCGGCCGAGCGCGTGTGGATCGTCGACCCGCTCGACGGGACGCGGGAGTTCTCGGAGGGCCGCCACGACTGGGCCGTGCATGTGGCCCTGTGGGAGTCCGGGCGGCTGACCGACGGAGCGGTCGCACTCGGAGGTCCGGACGTCGTGCTGGATTCCGCGTCGGTGCCCTCTCCCCCGCCCCGCGACGCGTCGGCGCCGCTCAGGATGGCGGTGTCGCGTTCCCGGCCGCCGGCCGTGGCTGCGACGGCCGCCGCGGAGCTGGGCGCGGTGCTGGTCCCGATGGGATCGGCGGGGGCGAAGATCTGCGCGGTGGTGACCGGCGAGGTGGACGCGTACGTGCACGGCGGCGGCCAGTTCGAGTGGGACTCGGCGGCGCCGGTCGCGGTGGCGCGCGCAGCGGGGCTGCACACGTCTCGATTGGACGGGACCCCGCTGATCTACAATCGCGCCGACCCGTATCTGCCGGATCTGGTGGTGTGCCGGCCGGAGCTGGCCGGAGAATTGCTGGCGGTGATCGGCCGGGCTCTGGCCGGCGCCGAGGAGGAGAGAGCGTCGTGA
- a CDS encoding RrF2 family transcriptional regulator, whose amino-acid sequence MRISARADYAVRAAVALAHPRDGGVLSAEAIAEAEGIPASFLEGILSALRRGGIVESRRGAGGGYRLARDAADISVADVIRAVDGPLVYVRDVRPSEMDERDQAPPLVHLWVALRANVRRILEGTSLADVASGILPAHVRELAASDEAWANPS is encoded by the coding sequence ATGCGCATCTCCGCACGGGCCGACTACGCGGTGCGCGCGGCCGTGGCGCTGGCGCATCCCCGCGACGGCGGCGTGCTCTCGGCGGAGGCGATCGCCGAGGCCGAGGGGATCCCGGCCTCCTTCCTGGAGGGCATCCTGTCCGCTCTCCGCCGCGGCGGGATCGTCGAGAGCAGGCGCGGCGCGGGCGGGGGGTACCGGTTGGCACGGGATGCCGCCGACATCAGCGTGGCCGACGTGATCCGTGCGGTCGACGGACCGCTCGTCTACGTCCGCGACGTCCGTCCGTCCGAGATGGATGAGCGCGACCAGGCCCCGCCCCTCGTGCACCTGTGGGTCGCGCTCCGCGCCAATGTGCGCCGCATCCTCGAGGGCACGTCCCTCGCCGACGTGGCGTCGGGGATCCTGCCTGCGCATGTCCGGGAGCTCGCAGCCTCCGACGAGGCGTGGGCGAACCCTTCGTGA
- a CDS encoding sulfite exporter TauE/SafE family protein — protein sequence MDWGLAAAALAIGIVVGLTGMGGGALMTPALVLFFGVPPLAAVSSDLITSAVMKPVGSIVHIRRGTVAWRIVLWLVVGSVPAAFSGALIIGAIGPLTGVDAFVKTALGVVLLVAAAGLVLRAYLRMAEDQRVARSMAPPRADGGALAVRALPTVLVGAIGGLMVGLTSVGSGSLIIVALMVLYPALSANRLVGTDLVQAVPLVIAAAAGHLLYGEVDWALVWPLIAGSVPGAFIGAQLSSRVSGGIVRRALAVVLLVAGLKLLGVGNVATLVAALAAVVLGTVGWMYARTRHGLKPTHREELRARRSRAEDV from the coding sequence GTGGATTGGGGACTCGCGGCCGCGGCGCTGGCCATCGGCATCGTCGTGGGGCTGACCGGCATGGGCGGCGGTGCGCTGATGACGCCCGCTCTGGTCCTCTTCTTCGGCGTGCCGCCGCTGGCGGCGGTCTCCAGCGATCTCATCACCAGCGCGGTGATGAAGCCCGTGGGCTCGATCGTGCACATCCGCCGCGGCACGGTCGCGTGGCGCATCGTCCTGTGGCTGGTCGTCGGCTCGGTGCCGGCGGCGTTCTCGGGCGCCCTCATCATCGGCGCCATCGGCCCGCTGACCGGAGTCGACGCGTTCGTGAAGACGGCTCTCGGCGTCGTGCTGCTGGTCGCGGCCGCCGGCCTGGTCCTGCGCGCCTACCTGCGGATGGCGGAGGACCAGCGCGTCGCGCGCAGCATGGCGCCGCCCCGCGCCGACGGCGGTGCGCTCGCGGTCCGTGCGCTGCCCACCGTGCTCGTCGGGGCGATCGGCGGGCTGATGGTCGGACTGACCTCCGTGGGCTCGGGCTCCCTGATCATCGTGGCGCTGATGGTGCTGTATCCGGCCCTGTCGGCCAACCGCCTCGTCGGAACGGACCTGGTCCAGGCGGTTCCGCTGGTGATCGCCGCCGCCGCCGGCCACCTGCTCTACGGAGAGGTCGACTGGGCTCTGGTGTGGCCGCTGATCGCGGGGAGCGTGCCCGGGGCGTTCATCGGCGCACAGCTGTCGTCGCGCGTGTCGGGCGGGATCGTCCGGCGGGCGCTGGCCGTCGTGCTGCTGGTCGCCGGCCTCAAGCTGCTCGGCGTCGGCAACGTGGCGACGCTCGTCGCGGCGCTGGCCGCCGTCGTTCTCGGTACGGTGGGGTGGATGTACGCCCGGACGCGCCACGGACTCAAGCCGACCCATCGGGAGGAGCTGCGCGCGCGCCGGTCGAGGGCGGAGGACGTGTGA
- the cysC gene encoding adenylyl-sulfate kinase has protein sequence MTRTVVLSAAQLNELELVLADAWGTGVRYAQPGAPGARLRLSLEPLPAHGDRLSLVDSEGTGVGVLEVEGSDGDGHVWGAVAPDRPLGHRDRRERRATFAPRRAGRAVVITGEVPESVAGAWPDGAAHDVVVILDHGDTAALARAVADATALGHEVAVIPAPDESVRGHGEWAEAVVHVSRVLVAEEVLLQVTPRPAARGLVILLTGLSGSGKSTVAKRLAERLPDADPRTATLLDGDEARLILSSGLGFSREDREMNVRRIGWVAALVARHGGIAVCAPIAPYAGMRAEMRQRAEAVGGFLLVHISTSLEVCERRDRKGLYARARRGEIPNFTGISDPYEAPQDADVVIDAGEVEPDAAVDRILAAIAARDAGPTG, from the coding sequence GTGACCCGCACCGTGGTGCTGTCCGCAGCGCAGCTCAACGAACTCGAGCTGGTCCTCGCCGACGCGTGGGGCACCGGAGTGCGGTACGCGCAGCCGGGAGCGCCGGGCGCCCGGCTGCGCCTGTCCCTCGAACCGCTACCCGCGCACGGCGACCGGCTCTCGCTGGTCGACTCCGAGGGCACGGGCGTCGGCGTGCTCGAGGTCGAGGGATCGGACGGGGACGGTCACGTGTGGGGCGCCGTCGCGCCGGACCGCCCGCTGGGTCACCGCGATCGGCGGGAGCGTCGCGCGACCTTCGCGCCACGACGTGCCGGCCGTGCGGTCGTCATCACCGGCGAGGTCCCCGAGTCGGTCGCCGGCGCATGGCCGGACGGCGCCGCGCACGATGTCGTGGTGATCCTCGATCACGGCGACACGGCGGCGCTGGCGCGCGCCGTCGCCGATGCGACCGCGCTCGGTCACGAGGTCGCGGTGATCCCCGCGCCGGACGAGTCGGTGCGCGGCCACGGAGAGTGGGCCGAGGCCGTCGTGCACGTCTCGCGCGTCCTCGTCGCCGAAGAGGTGCTCCTGCAGGTCACGCCGCGTCCCGCCGCCCGGGGCCTGGTGATCCTGCTGACCGGCCTGTCGGGCTCGGGGAAGTCCACGGTCGCGAAGCGGCTCGCGGAGCGGCTGCCGGACGCGGACCCCCGCACCGCGACCCTGCTCGACGGCGACGAGGCGCGCCTGATCCTGTCGTCGGGGCTGGGGTTCTCGCGCGAGGATCGCGAGATGAACGTGCGCAGGATCGGATGGGTGGCGGCGCTGGTCGCACGCCACGGCGGGATCGCGGTGTGCGCGCCGATCGCCCCGTACGCCGGAATGCGCGCCGAGATGCGGCAGCGCGCCGAGGCCGTGGGCGGGTTCCTGCTCGTGCACATCTCGACATCGCTCGAGGTGTGCGAGCGACGGGACCGCAAGGGGCTGTACGCCCGAGCGCGTCGCGGAGAGATCCCGAACTTCACCGGGATCAGCGACCCGTACGAGGCGCCGCAGGACGCCGACGTCGTGATCGACGCCGGCGAGGTCGAACCGGACGCGGCGGTCGACCGGATCCTCGCCGCGATCGCGGCGCGCGACGCCGGCCCGACCGGCTAG
- a CDS encoding IS481 family transposase encodes MSHGNARLAPAGRLILVQRIQSGRAVAHVAAEMGVSRTTAWRWWRRYREYGPTGLVDRSSIAHTHPLRTAPCAETRVRIMRHLTRRGPVFIAGRLGMHASTVGRVLRRHRTPLLRELDPVTGTIIRATRRSAERYEHDHPGSLIHVDVKKLGRIPEGGGWRLHGRGERPNRHRGLGYDYVHTAIDDHSRVAYAEVHDDEKGATAAGFLERAIAFYATLGVSVERVISDNAFAYRHSNVFRAVIDTHGITQKFIKPHCPWTNGKVERLNRTLATEWAYSQPWTSNADRTAALPAWLDYYNLDRTHLGIRGIPIDRVNNGRGQYS; translated from the coding sequence GTGTCCCACGGTAATGCCCGGCTGGCGCCTGCCGGCAGGTTGATCCTTGTTCAGCGCATCCAGTCGGGGCGCGCGGTCGCGCACGTAGCGGCGGAGATGGGTGTCTCCCGCACGACCGCGTGGCGGTGGTGGCGCCGATACCGGGAGTACGGACCTACGGGTCTGGTCGACCGTTCCAGCATCGCTCACACCCATCCGCTCCGGACTGCTCCGTGTGCGGAGACGCGGGTGCGGATCATGCGGCACCTCACACGTCGCGGGCCGGTGTTCATCGCCGGCAGGCTCGGCATGCATGCTTCCACGGTCGGACGGGTGCTGCGCCGTCACCGAACCCCGTTGCTGCGGGAGCTGGACCCGGTGACCGGGACGATCATCCGCGCGACCCGCCGGTCCGCTGAGAGGTATGAGCACGACCATCCCGGGTCGCTGATCCACGTCGACGTGAAGAAGCTCGGCCGCATCCCTGAGGGCGGCGGATGGCGGCTCCACGGCCGCGGGGAACGCCCGAACCGCCACCGAGGTCTGGGCTACGACTACGTCCACACCGCGATCGATGACCACTCCCGCGTCGCCTACGCCGAAGTTCATGACGACGAGAAGGGCGCAACCGCGGCGGGATTCCTGGAACGTGCGATCGCGTTCTACGCGACCCTCGGCGTGAGCGTCGAACGGGTCATCAGCGACAACGCGTTCGCCTACCGGCACTCGAACGTGTTCCGAGCCGTGATCGACACCCACGGCATCACACAGAAGTTCATCAAGCCGCACTGCCCCTGGACGAACGGGAAGGTGGAGCGCCTGAACCGCACCCTCGCGACCGAATGGGCGTACTCGCAGCCCTGGACCTCGAACGCCGACCGCACCGCAGCCTTGCCCGCCTGGCTCGACTACTACAACCTAGACAGAACCCACCTCGGCATCAGAGGCATCCCCATCGACCGAGTCAACAACGGTCGAGGTCAGTACAGCTAG